From a single Oxalobacter vibrioformis genomic region:
- the hslV gene encoding ATP-dependent protease subunit HslV codes for MEQFHGTTILSVRRGSEVALGGDGQVTLGSVVIKGGARKVRKLYHDRVLVGFAGGTADAFTLLERFEAKLEKHQGNLLRSAVELAKDWRTDRILRRLEAMLLVADKEATFIITGNGDVLEPEEGVGAIGSGGIYAQSAALALQRNTDLSPAEIVEKGLAIAGELCIYTNMSHIIETLD; via the coding sequence ATGGAACAATTTCACGGCACAACCATCCTGTCAGTCCGCAGGGGAAGCGAAGTCGCGCTTGGCGGCGACGGACAGGTCACACTGGGCAGTGTTGTCATCAAAGGCGGCGCACGTAAAGTCCGCAAGCTCTATCACGACCGTGTCCTGGTCGGATTTGCCGGTGGAACAGCTGACGCCTTCACCTTGCTTGAGCGCTTCGAGGCCAAGCTGGAAAAACATCAGGGCAACCTGCTACGCTCTGCGGTTGAGCTCGCCAAAGACTGGCGGACCGACCGCATCCTCCGGCGTCTGGAAGCCATGCTCCTGGTTGCTGACAAGGAAGCCACCTTTATCATTACCGGCAATGGCGATGTGCTGGAACCGGAAGAAGGGGTAGGTGCCATAGGATCCGGGGGGATTTATGCGCAATCTGCAGCACTGGCGCTTCAGCGCAATACGGATCTCTCCCCGGCAGAAATCGTGGAAAAAGGCCTGGCCATTGCAGGCGAACTCTGCATTTACACCAATATGAGCCATATTATCGAAACACTTGATTAA
- a CDS encoding UvrD-helicase domain-containing protein — protein MSSSALFNLNTPQRDAVRYMEGPCLVIAGAGSGKTRVITQKIAHLIESGLYEARHIAALTFTNKAAAEMQERIAKLLSSPSQAAELTISTFHSLGVRILRQEAKELGLKERFSIMDADDCFSLIQDMAVTTDRQVIRRIQTRISLWKNALVFPEKALAEAVDEHEGQAARIYASYMATLSAYQAVDFDDLIRLPVELFRQNDAVRDRWQRRMRYLLVDEYQDTNVCQYELVKLLVTGPGKKPMFTAVGDDDQAIYAWRGATAENLKILRDDFPDLELIRLEQNYRSSMHILQAANAVISNNPKIFEKTLWSEMGAGEPVRVSAMDNDETEAEQVAISLSAHRFERRAKFSDYAILYRGNHQARLLETALRRERIPYTISGGQSFFARAEIKDIVSYLRLIANNDDDPAFIRAVTTPKRGVGQATLEALGAYAGRWQCSLFEAVFKGGIEAVLPSRQLQPLRAFCDFINRIEARASRQGAAGSGENAAAVLDDMMAEIAYEPYLYDTFDERNARGKWENVLDFTGWLKEKSLGDRQGGIPEKNLLELTQMVALMTMLEGRDEAPDAVRLSTLHAAKGLEFPHVYLVGVEEGILPHKGDPDTPADVLARRIEEERRLMYVGITRAQRSLQITWCKKRRRGRETEICDMSRFIAEMKLDEGKALPDESETMTPQARLANLKSLLQNPKVA, from the coding sequence ATGAGTTCCTCTGCTCTTTTCAATCTGAATACCCCGCAGCGTGATGCCGTACGTTATATGGAGGGCCCCTGCCTGGTGATTGCGGGAGCCGGTTCGGGCAAGACTCGGGTGATTACCCAGAAAATTGCGCATCTGATCGAAAGCGGTCTTTATGAAGCCCGGCATATTGCCGCGCTGACGTTTACCAACAAGGCGGCAGCAGAAATGCAGGAGCGTATTGCAAAGCTGCTCTCAAGCCCGTCACAGGCCGCAGAACTGACAATTTCCACCTTCCATTCGCTTGGTGTCAGGATATTGCGCCAGGAAGCAAAAGAGCTGGGCTTAAAGGAGCGGTTTTCCATCATGGATGCGGATGACTGTTTTTCCCTGATACAGGATATGGCTGTGACAACCGACAGACAGGTCATCCGCCGCATCCAGACGCGCATATCGCTATGGAAGAATGCGCTGGTTTTTCCTGAGAAGGCATTGGCTGAGGCGGTTGATGAGCATGAAGGGCAGGCGGCACGGATTTATGCGAGCTACATGGCAACCCTGTCGGCCTATCAGGCGGTGGATTTTGATGATCTCATTCGTCTGCCGGTGGAACTTTTCCGGCAAAACGATGCAGTACGTGACAGATGGCAACGGCGCATGCGGTATCTCCTGGTGGACGAATACCAGGATACCAATGTCTGCCAGTATGAACTGGTGAAGCTTCTGGTGACCGGACCAGGCAAGAAACCCATGTTTACCGCTGTTGGGGACGATGACCAGGCAATTTATGCCTGGCGGGGCGCAACTGCGGAAAACCTGAAGATATTGCGGGATGATTTTCCGGATCTGGAGCTGATACGGCTGGAACAGAATTACCGTTCCTCCATGCATATCCTGCAGGCAGCCAATGCGGTTATCAGCAATAACCCCAAGATTTTTGAGAAGACGCTCTGGTCCGAGATGGGCGCTGGTGAGCCTGTCCGGGTGAGCGCCATGGACAATGATGAAACGGAAGCAGAGCAGGTGGCGATTTCCCTGTCGGCACACCGTTTTGAGCGCAGGGCGAAGTTTTCGGATTATGCGATCCTGTATCGCGGAAACCATCAGGCGCGTTTGCTGGAAACCGCTTTGCGGCGGGAGCGGATTCCTTACACTATTTCAGGCGGGCAGAGTTTTTTCGCCCGTGCAGAGATCAAGGACATCGTCAGCTACCTTCGCCTGATTGCCAATAATGATGATGACCCGGCATTTATCCGGGCGGTTACCACACCCAAGCGCGGCGTCGGACAGGCCACACTGGAAGCGCTGGGCGCCTATGCCGGGCGCTGGCAGTGTTCGCTTTTCGAGGCGGTATTTAAAGGGGGAATTGAGGCAGTGCTGCCTTCCCGTCAGTTGCAGCCGCTGCGTGCTTTCTGTGATTTCATCAACCGGATTGAAGCGCGGGCGTCCCGCCAGGGCGCTGCCGGAAGCGGTGAAAATGCGGCAGCCGTTCTGGATGACATGATGGCGGAAATTGCCTATGAGCCTTACCTGTATGATACGTTTGATGAGCGCAATGCCCGTGGAAAATGGGAAAATGTGCTGGATTTCACAGGCTGGCTGAAGGAAAAGAGCCTGGGTGACAGGCAGGGTGGTATCCCGGAGAAGAATCTGCTTGAATTGACACAAATGGTTGCGCTGATGACTATGCTGGAAGGGCGCGATGAAGCCCCTGATGCGGTACGTCTTTCCACGCTGCATGCTGCCAAAGGGCTGGAGTTTCCGCATGTTTATCTGGTTGGTGTGGAAGAGGGCATCCTGCCGCACAAGGGCGATCCGGATACGCCGGCTGATGTATTGGCAAGACGGATTGAGGAAGAGCGCCGGCTGATGTATGTGGGAATTACCCGCGCCCAGCGCAGCCTTCAGATCACCTGGTGCAAGAAACGCCGCAGAGGCCGGGAAACAGAAATATGCGACATGTCCCGCTTCATTGCGGAAATGAAACTGGATGAAGGGAAGGCGTTGCCTGATGAGTCGGAAACCATGACGCCCCAGGCGCGGCTGGCCAATCTGAAATCCCTGTTGCAGAATCCCAAAGTGGCGTAA
- a CDS encoding SlyX family protein produces MEERFIDLEMRISHQEDMIDELNKTVYQQQNRIDQLEAAISVLAHRLTERANNNTIFTHEKPPHY; encoded by the coding sequence ATGGAAGAGCGTTTTATCGATCTGGAAATGCGGATCAGCCATCAGGAGGATATGATTGATGAGCTGAACAAGACCGTTTACCAGCAGCAGAACCGGATTGACCAGCTGGAAGCGGCTATTTCGGTCCTTGCACATCGTTTGACTGAAAGAGCCAATAACAATACGATATTTACCCATGAAAAACCCCCGCATTACTGA
- a CDS encoding DUF2288 domain-containing protein gives MKMSLQEQEFLHAKLNMETAQMPWRELQRYFASGHILAICDGLDMVSVAVMMAADDMENISRLVAQKQIEKVTDEQAQAWFEEDVELWTVVIKPWILVQTRKNPVPDGTLLN, from the coding sequence ATGAAAATGTCTCTTCAGGAGCAGGAATTTCTTCATGCTAAATTGAATATGGAAACGGCACAGATGCCTTGGCGTGAGCTGCAGCGTTACTTTGCCTCGGGCCATATTCTTGCCATTTGTGATGGTCTGGATATGGTCAGTGTGGCCGTGATGATGGCCGCAGACGATATGGAAAATATATCAAGGCTTGTTGCGCAAAAGCAGATAGAAAAGGTAACCGACGAGCAGGCTCAGGCGTGGTTTGAGGAGGATGTGGAGCTGTGGACAGTAGTCATCAAGCCATGGATTTTAGTGCAGACCAGGAAAAACCCGGTGCCGGATGGCACGTTGCTCAACTGA
- the pth gene encoding aminoacyl-tRNA hydrolase: MSIRLIVGLGNPGPEYEQTRHNAGFWFIDNLAHRMNAPVLKKESRFQSLAARVPIAGQDIWLVAPQTFMNLSGRAVGALARFYRIPVEEILVVHDELDIAPGVARLKKGGSTGGHRGLNDIVSAMGSQDFWRLRLGIGHPRTSNPKMAVIDYVLQRPGKEEQNLINESIERGLEVIPLVCEGRFDVAMKDLHTAR, translated from the coding sequence ATGTCTATTCGTCTTATTGTCGGCCTGGGCAATCCCGGTCCTGAATATGAGCAGACCCGCCATAATGCTGGATTCTGGTTTATTGATAACCTGGCTCACCGGATGAATGCGCCGGTTTTGAAAAAAGAATCCCGCTTTCAGTCACTGGCGGCTCGTGTGCCGATTGCCGGTCAGGATATCTGGCTGGTGGCGCCCCAGACTTTCATGAATCTGTCCGGCCGGGCGGTTGGCGCGCTGGCGCGATTTTACCGGATACCGGTAGAGGAAATCCTGGTGGTGCATGATGAGCTGGATATTGCGCCAGGTGTTGCCCGCCTGAAAAAAGGCGGCTCTACCGGTGGGCATCGCGGACTCAATGATATTGTTTCTGCCATGGGTTCCCAGGACTTCTGGCGCTTGAGGCTCGGTATTGGTCATCCCCGAACAAGCAATCCGAAGATGGCGGTTATTGATTATGTTTTGCAGCGTCCGGGTAAGGAGGAACAGAATCTGATCAATGAATCAATTGAACGGGGTCTTGAAGTGATTCCGCTGGTTTGCGAAGGCAGATTCGATGTGGCGATGAAGGATTTGCATACGGCACGCTGA
- a CDS encoding 50S ribosomal protein L25/general stress protein Ctc produces the protein MKVVAFPRAEQGTGASRRLRTAGMTPGIIYGGTSEPMAIKLDHNALYHALRREAFHSSILDMEIEGKIEKVLLRDYQMHAYKQIVMHIDFQRVSADQPIHVKVPLHFLNEETAVAVKQSNGIIHRAVSELDITCLPGDLPNFIEVDLANLDIGQTIHLSDVKLPKGVSATSSDADMTIATASVPSAAPADDADATSSEEPKAGE, from the coding sequence ATGAAAGTTGTTGCATTTCCCAGGGCAGAACAGGGTACCGGAGCGAGCCGCCGCCTGCGTACTGCCGGCATGACCCCAGGTATTATCTATGGAGGCACCAGTGAGCCGATGGCAATCAAGCTGGATCATAACGCGCTTTACCATGCTCTCAGAAGAGAAGCCTTTCACTCTTCCATCCTGGATATGGAAATCGAAGGCAAAATCGAAAAAGTGCTGCTGCGTGATTACCAGATGCATGCGTACAAACAGATCGTCATGCATATTGATTTCCAGCGCGTCAGTGCTGACCAGCCGATTCACGTCAAGGTACCGCTGCACTTCCTGAATGAAGAGACGGCTGTTGCCGTCAAGCAATCCAATGGTATCATCCATCGCGCGGTTTCCGAGCTGGACATCACCTGTTTGCCAGGTGATCTGCCGAACTTCATCGAAGTTGACCTGGCGAATCTGGATATTGGCCAGACCATTCACCTGTCTGACGTGAAACTGCCAAAAGGCGTTTCTGCCACCAGCAGTGACGCCGACATGACCATTGCAACAGCCAGCGTCCCAAGCGCTGCACCTGCTGACGATGCTGACGCCACATCATCAGAAGAACCGAAAGCTGGCGAATAA
- a CDS encoding ribose-phosphate pyrophosphokinase, protein MSDPNLMIFTGNANPALAAKVASKLGIPLGKAHVSRFSDGEVTVEIKENVRGKEVFVMQSTCAPTNDNLMEIMLMVDALKRASAKRITAVIPYFGYARQDRRPRSTRVAISAKVVANMLENGGVDRVLIMDVHADQIQGFFDIPVDNIYASPVLLRDLIKKRYKDLLVVSPDVGGVVRARALAKLLDCELSIIDKRRPRANESEVMNVIGEVAGRNCVIMDDMVDTAGTLTTAADILKDRGAKMVVAYCTHPVLSGPAVERINNSKLDELIVTDTIPLSDAAKQCSKIRQVSCAELLAETIRRISRGDSVMSFFMEAETIEI, encoded by the coding sequence ATGTCCGATCCCAATCTGATGATTTTTACCGGCAATGCCAACCCGGCGTTGGCCGCCAAAGTAGCCAGCAAACTCGGTATCCCGCTGGGCAAAGCGCATGTTTCCCGGTTTTCTGATGGTGAAGTCACCGTTGAGATCAAGGAAAATGTCCGCGGCAAGGAAGTTTTTGTCATGCAGTCCACCTGTGCACCCACCAATGACAACCTGATGGAAATCATGCTGATGGTTGATGCATTAAAACGTGCCTCTGCCAAACGCATTACCGCCGTCATCCCGTATTTTGGTTATGCCCGTCAGGATCGCCGTCCGCGTTCAACCCGCGTTGCCATCTCGGCAAAAGTCGTCGCCAACATGCTGGAAAACGGGGGGGTGGACCGTGTGCTTATCATGGATGTCCATGCCGACCAGATTCAGGGCTTTTTCGACATTCCTGTTGACAATATTTATGCGTCACCCGTTCTTTTACGCGACCTGATCAAGAAAAGATACAAAGACCTGCTCGTCGTATCGCCTGACGTCGGTGGTGTAGTCAGGGCACGCGCGCTGGCAAAGCTGCTTGACTGTGAGCTTTCCATCATCGACAAGCGCCGCCCGCGCGCCAACGAATCCGAGGTCATGAACGTTATCGGTGAAGTTGCGGGCAGAAACTGCGTCATCATGGATGACATGGTTGATACCGCAGGCACACTGACAACTGCTGCCGATATCCTGAAAGACAGGGGAGCCAAAATGGTGGTGGCCTACTGCACCCACCCGGTCCTGTCCGGCCCGGCTGTCGAACGCATCAACAATTCCAAACTGGATGAGCTGATTGTCACTGATACCATCCCGTTATCCGATGCGGCAAAACAATGCAGCAAGATCCGCCAGGTTTCCTGCGCCGAACTGCTGGCAGAAACCATCCGCCGTATCAGCAGAGGCGATTCGGTCATGTCTTTCTTTATGGAAGCAGAAACCATCGAAATCTGA
- the ispE gene encoding 4-(cytidine 5'-diphospho)-2-C-methyl-D-erythritol kinase — protein sequence MARTLHHCPAPAKLNLFLHITGRRPDGYHLLQTVFQLIDFGDTLHFTFREDGNICRVTAIEGIPEKQDLIVRAALLLQREIFQRTRKKPGVNIAIEKRLPAGGGLGGGSSDAATTLMALNHLWECGLNKEELMQMGLQLGADIPFFIFGHNAFAEGIGEILRPVDTPDGWFVVIHPNISVPTAAIFASRELTRNTERIKMLDFPGYLTENSFLGKNNLQSVAEKLYPPVSEAIEWLNRYADARMTGSGACVFARFDSEAAADRVVSKIPGEWKGWKARGLQIHPLDEILKRHPVEND from the coding sequence ATGGCACGCACACTGCATCACTGCCCTGCCCCGGCCAAGCTGAACCTGTTTTTACACATTACCGGTCGCCGGCCTGACGGATATCACCTGCTGCAAACCGTTTTCCAGCTCATTGATTTTGGCGATACCCTGCATTTCACGTTTCGGGAAGATGGCAATATCTGCCGGGTAACCGCAATCGAAGGCATCCCGGAAAAACAGGATCTCATTGTTCGCGCCGCCCTTCTGCTTCAGCGCGAAATTTTCCAGCGAACCCGCAAAAAACCAGGCGTGAACATTGCCATCGAAAAACGCCTGCCCGCCGGTGGCGGGCTGGGCGGTGGCTCATCTGACGCAGCAACCACCCTGATGGCACTCAACCATCTGTGGGAATGCGGACTGAATAAAGAAGAACTCATGCAGATGGGCCTTCAACTCGGCGCGGATATTCCCTTTTTTATTTTCGGACATAATGCCTTTGCAGAAGGTATCGGGGAAATATTGCGTCCTGTCGATACGCCCGATGGCTGGTTTGTTGTGATTCATCCCAATATTTCAGTACCAACAGCCGCAATATTTGCATCAAGGGAATTGACAAGAAATACGGAAAGGATCAAAATGTTGGACTTTCCCGGCTATTTGACTGAAAATAGCTTTTTGGGAAAAAATAATTTGCAGTCTGTTGCTGAAAAACTGTATCCTCCGGTTTCAGAAGCCATTGAGTGGTTAAACAGATATGCAGATGCCAGAATGACCGGCTCAGGTGCCTGTGTTTTTGCCCGCTTTGACAGTGAAGCAGCAGCAGACAGGGTTGTCAGTAAAATACCTGGGGAATGGAAAGGCTGGAAAGCGAGAGGATTACAGATTCATCCGCTTGATGAGATATTAAAAAGGCATCCGGTGGAAAATGATTGA
- a CDS encoding outer membrane lipoprotein LolB → MENAVFVQIKKSLSVLSRLVLCLSFILLAGCETGPAIEDEAELPARITRKCSDAMEISGRVSMNYTLSRNDKTESLHGKFSWRQRRGNTHIEIFSPLGQTLAVIDISLGQAIFTASGKIPVSATDADTLVFQQLGWPLPVSGMRHWLQGCATNTSGKAFQADPAHPEVTTPDGWRIHYVSWNSFQENQLVPRRIDMTHTPAADAAVSEIRIRLIIDEWLTENGKQD, encoded by the coding sequence ATGGAAAACGCCGTTTTCGTGCAGATAAAAAAATCCTTATCCGTTCTTTCACGGCTGGTTTTGTGCCTTTCTTTCATTCTGCTTGCCGGATGTGAAACCGGGCCAGCCATTGAAGACGAAGCAGAACTCCCGGCCAGAATCACCCGAAAATGCAGTGATGCAATGGAAATTTCAGGCCGTGTTTCCATGAACTACACCCTTTCCCGCAACGACAAGACCGAATCGCTGCATGGTAAATTCTCCTGGCGCCAACGTCGCGGCAACACGCACATTGAGATCTTTTCCCCGCTCGGACAAACCCTGGCAGTCATTGACATTTCCCTCGGACAAGCCATCTTTACCGCTTCCGGGAAAATCCCGGTCAGCGCAACCGATGCGGATACCCTGGTTTTCCAGCAGCTTGGCTGGCCGCTGCCCGTTTCGGGCATGCGCCACTGGCTGCAGGGATGCGCAACCAATACCAGTGGAAAAGCGTTTCAGGCTGATCCGGCCCATCCCGAAGTCACCACACCTGATGGATGGCGGATTCACTATGTCAGTTGGAATTCCTTTCAGGAAAACCAACTGGTTCCACGCCGTATTGATATGACCCACACGCCCGCAGCAGATGCGGCGGTCAGCGAAATCCGGATTCGCCTCATCATTGATGAATGGCTCACAGAAAACGGAAAACAGGATTGA
- the mutY gene encoding A/G-specific adenine glycosylase — MKPANKKAASKRSARQPDFDFSGVLIAWQKRHGRHALPWQQTRDAYRIWLSEIMLQQTQVTTVIPYYARFLAYFPDVAALASAPAEAVMAQWSGLGYYSRARNLHRCAQIVVEKYGGHFPVDPALLEALPGIGRSTAAAISVFSSGTRAAILDGNVIRVLSRVFGIEEYAGAAKVKNRLWQLAESLLPEQNLESYTQGLMDLGATICVRGTPSCDLCPFSSCCYAFLQDKVRELPVRKPSKTLPERHVCLLVAIHKNRVLLEKRPASGIWGGLFSLPELPGSESDIHPAMLNKVLGPFGHVDSLQWLGGFIHTFTHFRLHIVPILMTLSKTTRKMPDERYVWYDMAGLDNAPLPAPVRKLLEGVKLIV; from the coding sequence ATGAAACCGGCAAATAAAAAAGCGGCATCAAAAAGAAGCGCCCGGCAACCGGATTTTGATTTTTCCGGGGTGTTGATTGCATGGCAGAAACGTCATGGAAGGCATGCGCTCCCCTGGCAGCAGACACGGGATGCCTATCGAATATGGCTTTCGGAAATCATGCTGCAGCAGACGCAGGTAACCACTGTCATTCCGTATTACGCGCGTTTTCTTGCATATTTTCCTGATGTGGCCGCGCTGGCATCTGCCCCGGCTGAGGCCGTCATGGCCCAATGGAGCGGGCTGGGGTATTATTCCCGCGCACGTAATCTGCACCGCTGTGCGCAGATTGTTGTTGAAAAATATGGCGGGCATTTTCCTGTTGATCCGGCGTTACTCGAGGCATTGCCCGGTATCGGACGTTCAACGGCTGCCGCCATTTCGGTTTTTTCCAGTGGCACACGGGCTGCGATTCTGGATGGCAATGTCATCCGGGTGCTTTCCCGGGTTTTTGGCATTGAAGAATACGCGGGTGCGGCAAAGGTCAAAAACAGGTTGTGGCAATTGGCTGAGTCGTTATTGCCTGAGCAGAATCTGGAATCGTACACCCAGGGATTGATGGATCTGGGCGCCACGATTTGCGTGCGGGGAACGCCTTCCTGCGATTTGTGTCCCTTTTCTTCCTGTTGCTATGCTTTTTTGCAGGACAAAGTCAGGGAACTGCCTGTCAGGAAACCATCGAAAACATTGCCTGAACGGCATGTCTGTCTGCTGGTTGCAATACATAAGAACCGTGTTTTGCTGGAAAAGCGGCCGGCATCGGGTATCTGGGGAGGGCTTTTTTCATTGCCTGAACTGCCGGGCAGTGAGTCAGATATCCATCCGGCTATGCTGAACAAAGTCCTTGGGCCATTTGGTCATGTGGATTCCCTGCAATGGCTTGGGGGATTCATCCATACGTTTACCCATTTCAGGCTGCATATTGTCCCCATCCTGATGACACTTTCAAAGACAACCAGAAAAATGCCGGATGAGCGGTATGTCTGGTATGACATGGCTGGCCTGGATAATGCGCCATTGCCCGCACCAGTCAGAAAATTACTGGAGGGTGTCAAACTGATTGTATAA
- the rapZ gene encoding RNase adapter RapZ: MHIILITGISGSGKSVALNVLEDAGYFCVDNLPPVLLPNLVETCIEEKKSRLAVAVDSRSAHSLSDLPATVEKLRSDGHHLQVVFLTADTHSLINRFSETRRSHPLAHRAPSSHDPSDQRTLMEAIHAEREMLAEIQSIAHVVDTSHLSTNKLRGWIKEFVEAEHSTDLTLHLESFGFKFGIPQDADLMFDVRSLPNPHYDLRLRPLTGKDEPVRQFLEAQPEVGDLLTDIRQFVEKWLPSYKRDHRSYLTVALGCTGGQHRSVYMIEELARYFSQSETVLVRHRNLS; the protein is encoded by the coding sequence ATGCATATCATCCTCATTACCGGTATCTCAGGTTCCGGCAAATCCGTTGCATTGAATGTGCTGGAAGATGCCGGTTATTTCTGCGTTGATAACCTGCCCCCCGTTTTACTGCCCAACCTGGTCGAAACCTGCATTGAAGAAAAAAAATCGCGCCTGGCTGTTGCGGTCGATTCGCGAAGTGCGCACTCACTTTCCGATCTTCCTGCCACCGTGGAAAAACTTCGCAGTGACGGACACCATCTTCAGGTGGTTTTCCTCACGGCAGATACCCACTCCCTCATCAACCGTTTTTCCGAAACCCGGCGAAGCCATCCCCTCGCCCATCGCGCGCCATCCAGCCATGACCCCTCAGACCAGCGCACCCTCATGGAAGCCATCCATGCTGAAAGAGAAATGCTGGCAGAGATCCAGTCAATCGCTCACGTCGTCGACACATCCCATCTCTCAACGAACAAGCTCCGGGGCTGGATCAAGGAATTTGTCGAAGCGGAGCACAGTACAGACCTGACACTGCATCTGGAATCTTTCGGCTTCAAGTTTGGTATTCCGCAGGATGCCGACCTGATGTTTGACGTGCGCAGCCTGCCCAATCCGCATTACGATCTGCGCCTGCGCCCGCTCACCGGAAAAGATGAGCCGGTCAGACAGTTTCTGGAAGCACAACCCGAAGTCGGTGACCTCCTGACGGATATCCGTCAGTTTGTTGAAAAATGGCTGCCATCTTACAAACGGGATCACCGCAGTTACCTGACCGTTGCCCTCGGATGCACAGGGGGTCAGCATCGTTCAGTCTATATGATTGAAGAGCTTGCCAGATACTTCAGCCAATCGGAAACCGTTCTGGTCCGGCACCGCAATCTTTCCTGA
- the hprK gene encoding HPr(Ser) kinase/phosphatase, translating into MTTPKTLTIQRLYTENREPLKLTWFAGLEGGDRMVSPGSASAADQVGHLNLIHPMRIQVFGRQEISYYDRLSPESRAYLVHEIVDCNPPALIVARGLDVPPDLHSICNENNIPLFTTPLTAAEIIDYLRVYLSKKLALRIIMHGVFMDVLGVGVLITGESGLGKSELGLELITRNHGLVADDAVEFARIAPNMIEGRAPQLLQNLLEVRGLGLLDIRAIFGETAVRRKMQLKLIVHLMRSRLGEEAGERLPVISPTQEVLGIPIRKVVIPVAAGRNIAVMLEAAVRNTIMQLRGFNTMEEFMERQRQAMTKD; encoded by the coding sequence ATGACCACGCCAAAGACCCTGACCATACAGCGACTTTATACAGAAAACAGAGAGCCTCTGAAGCTGACGTGGTTTGCCGGTCTGGAAGGCGGGGACCGCATGGTATCACCAGGCAGCGCCTCTGCAGCAGACCAGGTTGGACACCTTAACCTGATCCACCCGATGCGCATACAGGTATTCGGCCGGCAGGAAATCAGTTATTACGACCGCCTTTCACCCGAATCACGGGCATACCTGGTTCATGAAATCGTTGACTGCAATCCTCCCGCACTGATTGTTGCCCGCGGCCTTGACGTGCCGCCTGACCTGCATTCCATCTGTAACGAAAATAATATTCCCCTTTTTACCACCCCCCTGACGGCAGCGGAAATCATTGACTACCTCCGTGTCTACCTGTCAAAGAAACTGGCGCTACGCATCATCATGCACGGTGTTTTCATGGATGTGCTGGGTGTAGGGGTACTGATCACCGGAGAATCCGGGCTGGGTAAAAGCGAACTGGGGCTGGAACTGATTACCCGTAACCACGGCCTGGTTGCGGACGATGCCGTGGAATTTGCGCGGATTGCGCCCAACATGATTGAAGGACGCGCCCCCCAGTTATTACAGAATCTGCTTGAGGTTCGCGGACTGGGCCTCCTGGATATCCGGGCGATTTTCGGGGAAACGGCAGTACGCCGTAAAATGCAGCTCAAACTGATAGTGCACCTCATGCGCAGCCGGCTTGGCGAAGAGGCAGGCGAACGCCTGCCGGTGATCTCACCCACACAGGAAGTGCTGGGAATACCCATCAGAAAAGTGGTCATTCCCGTTGCTGCCGGCCGCAATATTGCGGTTATGCTGGAAGCGGCCGTTCGCAATACCATCATGCAGTTGCGCGGATTCAACACTATGGAGGAATTCATGGAACGTCAGCGCCAGGCCATGACGAAAGACTGA
- a CDS encoding PTS sugar transporter subunit IIA, producing MTTNLSRIIPPENIVLDLEATGKQQLFDKVAERFEKQCALPAATIAENLLEREKLASTGLGHGVAVPHGRIEGLKSPTAALVRLAEPLAFDSPDGKPVDLMVVLLIPDNVTQKHLEILSEIAEMFSDADFRDALTHEKSSAAVHDMLISWLPAHMKKT from the coding sequence ATGACTACCAACCTGTCGAGGATCATTCCTCCTGAAAACATTGTGCTTGATCTTGAAGCAACGGGCAAGCAGCAACTCTTTGACAAGGTCGCAGAGCGCTTTGAAAAGCAGTGCGCGCTTCCTGCCGCAACGATTGCTGAAAACCTGCTGGAACGGGAAAAACTCGCGTCAACCGGGCTGGGACACGGCGTTGCCGTACCGCACGGACGCATTGAGGGGCTAAAATCCCCTACCGCTGCGCTGGTCAGGCTGGCCGAGCCGCTTGCGTTTGATTCACCGGATGGCAAGCCGGTAGACCTGATGGTTGTTCTCTTGATTCCTGACAACGTGACGCAAAAACATCTTGAAATACTGTCAGAAATTGCTGAAATGTTTTCAGACGCAGACTTCAGGGATGCGCTTACCCACGAGAAGAGCTCGGCGGCTGTCCATGACATGCTCATATCGTGGTTACCGGCCCACATGAAAAAAACCTGA